TGCCCATGACTTCATGAGGTTGCTTCCTTCTGTTCGTGGGTGGCCTGCCAACTTTTTTCTCATAGACTGGTGGAAGTACATTTGGTCCTTCAACTTTCTGCCACATGCTCCTATCTTTGCAAGGATAGATTTTGGAACCATATGCTTTTAGGTAGGTTGCAGTAGAGTAGCACTCATGGACCATGGACTCAGAAGGAATTCTCTCTATCCTCAAACAAGATATAGCATGAGAGCAAGGGATACCAGTCAGCCTCCCACCTCCTACAATCACACTGCCTAATGCCTAGGTCCACTGTGTATTGTCTGTCCAACACATTGACCTGAAAAATGCCATTACCAGCAGGCTGTGCATAACAGGTGTTTGCCCACTGAGAATTCTTATGAAGTTTCTTCCTTATCTTGGGGCAAATAGTACCATCCCACACAGTCCCTACATCCTTGTACTTTGTATGATACCTTGTCATCAATTGTGTCTTGACTTTCTCTAGCATGCTCAAGATAGGCATTTCTCTAGCATCTAGTATGTATTTATTAAACACCTCACGACTATTGTTTAGTAGAATATCACACTTGGAGAAAGTGCTAAAGAAAGCCCTAACCCAAGTATTTGGTGGCATCTTTTCTAGCCATTCAAAAGCTTTCTGGTTAAGGACCTTAATCTTCTCCATGTTCTCATTCCATCTAACTACTGTGGTTGACCTAGCACAAGTCTAGAGCTGGTTCTTTAAGTTCTCACCTTTGAATTGCATCTGGAAATTGGAATAAAGGTGTCTGACATAGAACCTGTGTTCAGATTCTGGGAAAACCTGTGCAACAGCTGGTACTAGACCCTGCAAATGGACAAGAACAGATTAGCATGAATACAACAGCTGCAAGTTAAGAAGATGTGCAAAAGCTGGTACATTCTGTTTGTCGGTCATGACAGTCCATGGGTATGTGTTTTCAATGCCTAGGTCTTGTTTCAATGTTTCCAAGAACCACTTCCAAGTAGCCAGAGACTCAACTTCTACAACTCTAAATGCAATTGGATAAATGCAGTCATTTGGATCAATTCGAACTACAGTGAGCATTATCCCTCCTTACTTAGTATTAAGGTGGCAACCATCTAGGCAGATTATAGGTCTACAACCAGCTAGGAAGCCCCTCTTGCAGGCATCGAAAGAAACATACAAGGATGAGAATAGGTTTCCAACAAGATTAAGATAGAAAGTGCTCCCTGGATTGCTTCTTCTCAATTCATGTGCATAATCCCACAACTTATTGTACTGCTCTTCTTCATCACCAAGTATCTGCTTCATAGCTAGTCTCCTGGCCCTAGCAAGTGTAGTTCTTGGGGGTGTCAGATTCCATTCCTTCTGGACTTCCTTGCAAAGTTAGTTAGTGTCATCTTCTTGTCAGCCTAAAATGACTCTAAGTATGTATGAGCAAGCCACCTTGAGGTACATCTCTTCAATGTTCACTTCCTTTGGCAAGTGTGCTGCCCATGATAAGTCTTGATCATCAATCCCTGAGTCCTGCTATCACTTGAAGCATATAAATTCCAAAGACACACATCTGCAGTAATGAGCCTTAAACCTTTTCTTCTcattcttgggcatcttgatctctACCCTCTGCTTCATGCTATATTGTGTGATAGCCTTCCTGAGCATCTCAACTGATTCAAATATCATGCCAACTTTGACGATGGGATTGTCTATGTCTTCACTTCTGAATGACTTAAACCTTAGACCTTGTCCTTCTTTATCAGATTCTGGCAATTCTAGCTCAGATTCATCTGTTGACTCCTCTCCATAACCAGCCAAAGATAAAACCTTTGTCCCCCTTCAGTTTGCTACCAACAACCTTCTTGCCCTTACCTTTCTGCTGCCCTTTGCTGTCAGTCTCCTCTGTAGCATCCTCATCAACATAGTCCACAaaaatatcatcatcatcttcctctaAATCAAAATCACTATCACTAAAATCAAAGTCATCTTCACTGTCACCATCATCTCCATGCACATCATGCTGCACTGATTCCTGCTCCATTTCAAAGTCATCTTCACTGTCACCATCATCTCCATGCACTGAATGCTGCACTGAATCTTGCTGCACtgaatcttcttcttccttcccaaCAAATCCTCCCTTGGCTGGGCTGATTACTGCAGGCAGTGAAGCAATTTGGTTTGCCACTATGTCATCCCAGTTTATGCCAGGCATGCTGTTATCATGATCAAAATAGACAATAAGGTTCTTCACCCTATCAACAATGCTAGTCATCACCAATGTCTCTGAATCTGACTCAATCACCCTAAGTCCACGACCAAGGTCCATTCTAGGAAGCAACCAGTATATCTTCAGAGCATCTATTTTAGGACATTTCAACTCATCAACAAAATCCAAGAACCACAATGGGAACCAGGTATCTACCTCGCAATGGTCAAACTAGTTCACTTTTCCACCAATGTAAGCCTTATCCGACTCCTGACCAACAAagaaaccacagtggtgcacctcAACAGTGAACTTGTGATCAGCATCGCCTACATTGAACCAAATGATGCTCATTACTACTTAATTTATTTAGGCGACACcagaaaccctaaaccctagccaCCAAAACAAACGAAATTGGCATACACCAGGAACAAGTACATGCACACCACCGCATTCTAAAGGCACTAATAAGAAGGTTTTGAGCTTCGATTGACTAACCGTAGTCCGGTGGTGGTTCCCCTTCCGGTCGCAGGCACGGCGCCATGCCGTAGATTCACCGCAGTCGCGGCGAAAACCTGCGCTCCCCAAGTACGTCTCGTCGTTGCTCTTCCGCAGAATCTTGCAAAGTTGCCGACTTTTGCCTCCGTCGCAAGCCGccgcgcccccgccgccgcctcgcccccAGCACGCCGAACTTGAAGAAGACAGGATGAGATTTTGGAGATTGGCAGATGCGGACGGGCCTAGTTGCATAATGTCACCTACGGTTGGTATTCAAACGTACGGCGCACGTGCTGCCATGTCGCCCAGGAGGCCGCGCCGGATGAGAAATGGGCCTCCGGTGAACCAATTGACAAGTACAGGGGGCCCGTTATCCGCTGTTTGCAAATTGGTGGACCGGAATGGCACAGGCTGATAAGTTAAAGGGCCACCAGTGTATTTCACTCTTTTACATATCATGCTCCTGACGACACTTCTCCAACAACATATCTTGTATATCCATATCTCGTATATCACACTCATCGCTATCGCTGAGGGCACTGGGTGAATTGTTTATGCACGAATACATTATTAGACATGACCAACCTAAAAATTGCTAGGCAGATCTTTAGCCTGCCTCTACCGAAATCGCTAGGCAGATTCTTAGCCCACCTCTACCGATCTAGCTCCCTGCCCACCTCTACTGAATAACCTAGCTCCTTGCTAGTACGTGACGTAATTAGCGTTAACATCATCCTAAAATTGGTATTTGAAAAACTCGTATGAGACCATTGGTAGCAACGGCAAGAATATCCACCGTCTCCATGTTGGTGCCGTACGAGAGGACGCGCTTTGCTGCATCAAGAGCCGCTTGTTGGTGCGTCTTACTCActccgtcaaaaaaaaaaactcactgTCAAAAAAAACTTCGATGTTATAAGATTTTATTTTTAAGAATAAATGACGCATTAAAGTtctaagatttttattttttttaagaaTAATTCTTGCATTAAAAAGAATATACAAAGACATACACACTAGTACACTACAGTCTAATACCGATATAGCCTAATCTATTGTCTATATAAGAGCTAAAACATCTTCATAGGATATTTATTAAATCCTagaatataaaaaaaattaggACGGAGAGAGTTTCAATTTTCCCATAAACGTTATTATTACAAGTTACACAAATCTATTTTATTCCAGCTGTAAATTAAACCCGTCCTCTGCAACATCGTGTGATCCATCCAAGCTAAAATCCATACCATGCGTCACACACCTGCGAACTAGAAAAAGTTGCACATGTCGCAAAACCATCATGCACTAGCAACATCGATGTCCCGGGGCAGGGGCCGCCGGTGCCCCACGAACGCAGCGGGGCCTTCCCGTTCCACGCCATGACACTTCAATCCCTGGTCCAGCGGCTGCACCACCATCCCAGTCACCCCGCCGCCGCCTTCTCCATGCCATCGCCAGACGTACCCGACGGCCCACGTGAGCGCCGAGATGCCCGCGACGCTGAGCGCGCCCGACGCGAGGAGCCCCGACGCAATAAGCACCGCGGCCAGCACGAAGGGTATGAGCACCGGGCTGAAGATCACGAGGAGCGGTGTGGCGAGCGCGAGACCGGTCAGGGTCGCCGCCACCGCGAGCCCCGAGGCGCCCAGCAACGCGGCACCCAGCGGGACGAGGAGGGCGGCCGTGGCCACCGTGGCCATGCGCGGGCTGGCCCGGAGCGCCGACTTGGCGTCCAGGCCCCGCATGCGTCGCAGCGGGTCGTGCCGCAGGCCGCATGGGTGCGGCTGCTGGTGGCCGTGCGTCCGCGCTGACGTCGTGGCCATGGCAACTTTGTAAGGGCCGTGGCGGCCACGAGGACGAAGAGGCTTATCTCTTTATAGCCTGGAGGAGCTGGATGCCTGGATCAGTGTGACGCGACGCGTGGGGTGGGTGCATGGAGAGGCACCTGACACGTGCACGCGAGTCTGATCACTGGGGGTGTCACCGCTCAAGGCTTTGTTCTCGTCGGCTTGCTGCTACGTGAGCAGCACACGTACCATAAAAAAAACTGATTGCCTTGAATTTCATTGTTGCAATGAGCTGAATAATGGCTATATAAGTTGAAAGCACAAGATATGTGAATGTTTCATCAAGCATGGTATAATTAGCTTGTGTCGTGCAGTAATGATTTTAGCAGTGTTGGATCAATTACAGACAAAATGGAGTCACAGGAATCACTGTGAAATTATTCATTTCTAGTCCGTCAGTGCATAACACTGAAGAATAGACTCGGTTAATAACTCTGAAAATTGCAGCACACTGATGTGTTAATGCTGATTTTACAaggcactactacagaatcgTGGGCGGttcgtaaccctttgtagggacagttttaccaaccgcccctacgaaAAGGTGGCTACAAATCgctgatttgtaggagcggctggtattatcagccacccctacaaattgatttgtaggggcggctacagtaccaaccgcccctacagtacatttttttgtaaaaaaaaaaatcaaatttacaattcaaattcgaccagaacatatatactaCTCATGGATATATGGACAGATAGATTAGTCACATAAATCCATTACATACAAAGATGTCTTGTTTGCATCAACGTAAATACATATAAGATGTCCAAAACATTTAGCACCCCATTTAGTACTAGCTAAAGCTCTCAACATCCACACCACTAAGAACTAgccaaaggttagtaccaacctaAGTGTATGCACAGGCAAACACTTCAAAAGATGAACAACCAACATGCTACACAACCATTCAGTCTTGAAATGAGACCAGCACCAGCACCTCAACATGTGGCTTGATTCTCATGATCACCCTACAAAAGATTGTGATGCAAAAGATTCAACGGTGCAAAATTGAAAGTTCAGGCAGTTTATGCTAGTGTTGCCAACTGTCCTTATTTTCTCATAATGATCAGAATAGATTTTTTCTATTAGAATATATTTCTTTTATTGCAAACACCATCTAGCAGAGCAACCATGAATATATCAGACAGTATATTAAACGAAGTTTTTTTTTGGAGAGGAACAAGTTTAATGTTTTAGAGCAAAAAGAGATGTACACTGTGCTAAGAGTGAACGAAACCAAATGATGGATCTTATGTACTTACACCAGGCATAGAAAAGCAAAAGAATTAGCACAAAACCACCCTCCATTGCACTGCATAGTATAAAGAATACAAAAACTGAATAACAGGTGAGCATTGCTAGTGTGGAAAATACTTACCGAGATGATGATACGTCCAGCAGTGCCAAAGGCAGCATGTCCAATATCAGGGTAGGTCTCGAGGCCATCCTTGCTTTCCAGGCAACGCCGCAGGACTATATCAGTGTACCATGCCAGTGCACCCAATACTACCGGTATCACTAGTCCAAGCCAGCCACCTTGCTTGATAGCATAAGGTGTTGACAGGATCCCCACACCACACAAGACATTCACTCCTGCATATGACAGCAAGTAACTGAACTAAAGCTTTGTCTTACATAAACGAACATAGTACATGTTAAAATTTATAACTCTATTATGTAGCTTAAATACTGAAAAGAGAGAGTTTGGCATTCTCTATGATACAAACTGATTTATCTGATAATTGAGATGTAACCAAGGAACTAAAGCTGCAGAACCAAAACTACTAATTCTACCGACTTCTCTCCCAGgaataaacaaaaaaaatcaactgACGTTGGTTTGAAATGTTTCCAAAACAAGAACTTCACCTATAACAAGATCCCATTCGGATGATTTCACCATCTAGGATGCTCAGAAAGGTGCCATCAAGGAGTGTGAGCCACGGGAGTGGAGGGGGTAGGGACTGCAGTCTAGCATTGGAGCGCCATGGGTGGCAGACAAGGCCCAGGAGCTCTGGAGGGAGGTCTGACCAAGATAAAGACTCTGCAGCTGCCATCATCAAGTTCTGCAAGCGAATTCATAGGGTTCAGAGTTTAACATAGCAAATGGTTGCAAGTAACACTAAATAATTTAGCAGTACAATCAAAATATGAAGATGATCAGCAAACCATTATACCAGAAACAAAGTTAACTTGCTGTACATAGTGCTACTTATGCTTGATCATTGCAGTCTCTAACGGGAGCATCAGTTGCCCAGTTAGCAGGAAACAATCATATCCATTTGTTTGGTAACAAATAAGGTACTGCAACTACACTTAGGTTTGTTTAGAACTCATGGTGCCAAGCTAAACTGCTAAAGTAGAACCCACTATCTTCTCCAACGACAACCAGAATCAAGTAGAAGCAGGAGTACAACAAATTGCGAGGAAAATACAATCACATTTGCAACGACCTAACGTTCTCACGATAGCAATGTTGCAAGGTATTCCACTTTTAGATGCAAAAGCCAGATTGGCCTGACTGCAAAATAACTTAATCTTATATGCATATTACAAGCATACATATCACCAGCAAAACATAGGAAGCCCATATAGTATGTATGTAAGAGGGTTTAATTTCACTCCATATCAAGCACTCAACTACGGACAGGACTTACTTAGACTTGAATCAAGCATCACATTTTCGAAGTTAAAATCAAAGGTTGGGATCCTAAGGGTGTCAAGCCAAATCGAACCTTTGCCTGCTGCTCTCCCAAATCCCAGCGACATATACCCACTCAGAGAATCAAGCCCccacaaaaaaaatcaaagagcAGCACAGGCAATCCACCCAGAATTTGTTGTACAAATGTATTGTACTGCTTCAGCAAAGGTGCAGACCCCAACCGGTAAAAAAATTCCGGTCATGCCTAAACTCGTACGGCTCGCGGAAACGCCGTGGCAGATCTAGAATGAAGGAAAGCTATCTGTTCAAAGGAGGAATCAAAGTCCAGAAGAGAGAGAGCTCGGAGCCGTACCTTCCATGAGGCGGTCGGGTTGTCGTCCTCATCCCCCAGGGCGGGGCCGGGCTGGGCCGGTGGCTGCAGGGGTGCTAGATTGGAGCGCCTGTTGCTGGAGCTAGAGCAATAGGGCGACTACTCCCCCAACTGCCTCCGCGCTCCGTGGTGGCTGGACGGCAGCCCCAACTCACTCCAAGAAAAGACATCCGCGTCTCACTCCGGCACCAGGCGGAAGCCCCGGCCTTGGGCGCCGCCTCAGCATCCACCTCCTCCATGGCGTCCTCCGGCCTCGGCTGCATCCCGTCGCTTCGGGCGGGCCCCTCTCCGAGCCTCTGCTCGCTGCGTGGGGGTGGGGACCGGATCTAGGCCCGCCGTGGCCGGATCTGCCGCCGGCCACCAGCCAGCACCCGTGCGCTGCCTCGGCCGTGGCTCCGCGCCGCCGCAGTGGAGGCAAGGAGGTGGGCgggggaggtgaggaggaggccggatctgcgtggggaaggcgaggaggagggcgggggaggtgaggaggaggccgGATCTACCGCCGGCCACTAGCCAGCACCCGTGCGCTGCCTCGACCGGGGCTCCACGCCGCCGCGGTGGAGGTGTGGGATGGAGGGAGGGAGCGAGCAGGTGGAGGCGGGGTGTGTGCGAGTGAGCGACCCGAGGAGGAGAAGGGAGTCTGCGGTGTTTTATACGTGCAGCGttagtagaggcggctggtgattgagccgcctctataaatgatAATACTAGAGGCGGTTGGTGAGTAAGCCGCATCTATAAATTagaccctatttgtaggggctgctcgtatcaccagctgcccctgctgttctatttataggggcggttgatCTCTGGGCTgtcgagcacgtcactgtagggccGGCTCCATCACTAGCCGCCCTTACAAAAAATTCATCCCGttactacaaaccgtttttcacgtagtgaggTGCAGGAGAAATGATCATGGGCGTTTTGAAGAAGTTTTGTGCAACAAATGTAAGATTAATATGTGTTTGGGCTTCAAACTTTACCAAACCCATAGCTTGTTCGGCTGAGCAAGAAGCtgacttgttcggcttgtttttccaGCTGGGactagtgtttttctctcacaacaaaccagtataAATAGTGTTTTTAGtttgaacagtgtttttcagtccaGCCGAACAAGCTCCCAGATATTTGGTCATGTATGGTTAGTATTAAGATTAGGATACACATGTTGCAGGTTTTGGCAATCTGACCATTTCTGTAAAAAAGACATTCATGGCTCTTTCCAGTGTATAACATGGGTTAAATATGTTGTCTCTATACCGGAATCGATCTGTATCGATACGAGGTGTTGCTGCCTGAATTTGTATTGCTCTGAAGCTTGTGTCTTAATGACTATTGACTAATGCCGTTTACATAATTTTTTAAGGCAATGTTTATTTTTTTAGTGAAACAAAATTGTCTCTACAGCTTGTTTGCTGCAATGGTTGTATGTCTGTTAAATATGAGCCTATGACTATATAGCTACGAAATACATACACCAAATAGCTCTAAATCtcgcactactacaaaaagtatttctaggggcggctggtaacccttttgtagaggcggtttgcccaaccgcccctacgcaagggtctctacaaatcatgcatttgtaggggcggttcccaggccgcccctacaaatcgatttgtaggggcggctggtgttttcagccgcccctacaaatcgatttgtaggggcggctacagtaccaaccgcccatacaaatcatttttccaccaaaaaattaaatttataattcaaattcgactagaacatatatttttcatgcataacttcatcatgacttatc
The nucleotide sequence above comes from Miscanthus floridulus cultivar M001 chromosome 18, ASM1932011v1, whole genome shotgun sequence. Encoded proteins:
- the LOC136523085 gene encoding oleosin L-like, which encodes MATTSARTHGHQQPHPCGLRHDPLRRMRGLDAKSALRASPRMATVATAALLVPLGAALLGASGLAVAATLTGLALATPLLVIFSPVLIPFVLAAVLIASGLLASGALSVAGISALTWAVGYVWRWHGEGGGGVTGMVVQPLDQGLKCHGVEREGPAAFVGHRRPLPRDIDVASA